A genomic region of Thermodesulfovibrio aggregans contains the following coding sequences:
- the rpe gene encoding ribulose-phosphate 3-epimerase gives MTLIAPSILSANFGKLAEEVILAEEAGVDMIHIDVMDGHFVPNITIGPLVIEAVRKATRLPLDVHLMITNPEKYISDFVKAGADCLTVHVEACVHLHRIVWQIKEHGIKVGISLNPATPLNTVEEILHEVDLLLIMSVNPGFGGQQFIPSSIDKIKRAKSMILKGGYRALVEVDGGVKLENAREIVNAGADILVMGSAFFGEKNYKEFMEKLEKELKL, from the coding sequence TTGACACTGATAGCTCCATCAATTCTCTCAGCTAATTTTGGAAAACTTGCTGAAGAGGTTATACTTGCAGAAGAGGCTGGTGTTGACATGATTCATATTGATGTAATGGATGGTCACTTTGTTCCAAATATTACAATTGGACCATTAGTAATAGAAGCTGTAAGAAAAGCTACACGCCTTCCTCTTGATGTTCACCTGATGATAACAAATCCTGAAAAATACATATCAGACTTCGTAAAAGCCGGTGCAGATTGCCTTACAGTTCATGTTGAAGCATGTGTTCATTTGCACAGAATAGTATGGCAGATAAAAGAACACGGGATTAAAGTGGGAATTTCTCTAAATCCAGCAACACCTTTAAATACAGTTGAGGAAATACTTCATGAGGTTGATTTACTATTAATAATGTCAGTTAATCCAGGATTTGGAGGACAACAGTTTATACCATCCTCAATAGATAAAATAAAGAGAGCTAAATCAATGATTTTAAAAGGAGGCTACAGGGCATTAGTAGAAGTTGATGGTGGTGTAAAGCTTGAAAATGCAAGAGAAATTGTAAATGCAGGAGCTGACATTCTTGTTATGGGCTCAGCCTTCTTTGGTGAAAAAAATTATAAAGAATTTATGGAAAAATTGGAAAAAGAACTAAAACTCTAA
- the tolR gene encoding protein TolR gives MAGLAPRRRSSIADINVTPLVDVMLVLLIIFMITAPLLKQGIDVNLPKAKGKSLEEAEKISIVINKDGRIFLNDKIINKDELPALLTSYKDSNTAVLLKADKDVPYGLVAEVMGEIKAAGIERIGMVTEPKENR, from the coding sequence ATGGCAGGATTAGCACCTCGCAGAAGATCTTCAATAGCAGACATAAATGTTACTCCTTTAGTTGATGTTATGCTTGTATTGCTCATTATTTTTATGATTACTGCTCCTCTCTTAAAACAGGGAATTGATGTAAACCTTCCAAAAGCAAAGGGTAAGAGCCTTGAAGAGGCTGAGAAAATAAGCATTGTTATTAACAAAGATGGTAGAATATTCCTGAATGATAAAATAATTAACAAAGATGAGCTTCCAGCACTGCTCACTTCATACAAAGACAGCAATACTGCTGTGCTTTTAAAAGCTGATAAAGATGTACCCTATGGTCTCGTTGCTGAAGTTATGGGAGAGATTAAAGCTGCAGGAATAGAAAGAATAGGAATGGTAACAGAGCCAAAAGAGAATCGATGA
- a CDS encoding NAD(P)-binding domain-containing protein, which yields MKTFVSIVGAGPAGLAAAVELKANGIKEVVVFEKEGDICSTIRKFYPPQKRVDKVFKGLNLNAQGICDFETETKEAFLERMRKYIKDYNIEIKFNTRVDGVEKINDLYKLKHENSTIAESFIVIVATGVFDNPKKPSYPIPEEVKNKVFFRIPKELPKNEKILVVGGGNSAVETACALSGSCDVFLSYRRKKFFRINEENLKELEKRKNKIRFLLGSDIERLEPAAQQVKVIFKDGSEEIFSKIFYCLGGSTPKDFLKKIGIEFINGKPKIDEFGESNLERIFLIGDIATDRGSIMYAFNTAHKAVKRIVEKYILKEDKIDTDSSINSLS from the coding sequence ATGAAAACATTTGTAAGCATAGTAGGAGCTGGTCCAGCAGGGCTGGCAGCAGCAGTTGAACTAAAGGCAAATGGAATTAAGGAGGTCGTTGTATTTGAAAAAGAAGGTGATATATGCTCAACAATAAGAAAATTTTATCCTCCTCAAAAAAGAGTTGATAAAGTGTTTAAAGGGTTGAATTTAAATGCTCAAGGTATATGTGATTTTGAGACGGAGACAAAAGAAGCTTTTCTTGAAAGAATGCGTAAATACATAAAAGATTACAATATAGAAATTAAGTTTAATACAAGAGTTGACGGAGTGGAAAAAATTAATGACCTATATAAGCTTAAACACGAAAATTCTACAATTGCAGAAAGTTTTATAGTAATAGTGGCAACTGGAGTTTTTGATAATCCAAAAAAGCCTTCATATCCAATTCCTGAAGAAGTAAAAAACAAAGTATTTTTTAGGATTCCAAAAGAACTTCCAAAAAACGAAAAAATACTCGTTGTGGGAGGAGGGAACTCAGCAGTTGAGACAGCCTGTGCTCTTTCTGGAAGCTGTGATGTTTTTCTTTCTTACAGAAGAAAAAAATTTTTTCGTATAAATGAAGAAAACCTTAAAGAGCTTGAAAAAAGAAAAAACAAAATCCGATTTCTTTTAGGAAGTGATATAGAGAGATTAGAGCCTGCAGCTCAACAGGTTAAAGTAATATTTAAAGACGGTTCTGAAGAAATTTTTTCAAAAATTTTTTATTGTCTTGGCGGTAGCACCCCGAAAGATTTTCTTAAAAAAATTGGGATAGAATTTATTAATGGAAAACCCAAAATAGACGAATTTGGAGAAAGCAATTTAGAGAGAATTTTTTTAATCGGTGATATAGCTACAGACCGTGGAAGCATTATGTATGCCTTTAACACAGCGCATAAGGCAGTTAAAAGAATTGTTGAAAAATACATACTTAAGGAGGACAAAATTGACACTGATAGCTCCATCAATTCTCTCAGCTAA
- a CDS encoding exo-beta-N-acetylmuramidase NamZ family protein — protein MMKVYSGIDIFEKVLPKKFYGLRAGVLIHPASVNRKLVYTKDVFLKSKKIQIKAFFGPQHGIFGDTQDNMIEWEGFIDKTTGLPVYSLYGKTRKPTEQMLEGIEVFIIDLQDVGARYYTYIWTMALCMEACERKISLIVLDRVNPIGGHIVEGPVLKSEFSSFVGLYPLPIRHGMTIGEIAMYFKSRFYPEVDLTVIPLRGWRRNQWFDSTGLPWVMPSPNMPTLETATVYPGMCLLEGTILSEGRGTTRPFEIFGAPFIEPERLVRRLNDFKLKGVFFRPLYFSPTFNKFAGKLCGGAQIHVIDREKFKPFKTAIAILLAIKELYPEINLWRQPPYEYEFEKLPFDILAGSDRVRKDIEEGKSLKDMESWWNEEVQMFEQIRKQYLLYD, from the coding sequence ATGATGAAGGTTTATTCTGGAATCGATATATTTGAAAAGGTTCTTCCAAAGAAATTTTATGGGTTACGGGCTGGTGTTCTTATCCATCCAGCATCGGTAAATAGAAAGCTTGTTTACACCAAAGATGTTTTTCTTAAAAGTAAAAAAATTCAAATTAAGGCTTTTTTCGGACCTCAACATGGTATATTTGGAGATACGCAGGACAATATGATTGAGTGGGAAGGCTTTATTGATAAGACGACAGGGTTGCCAGTCTATAGCCTTTATGGAAAAACAAGAAAACCCACAGAACAGATGCTTGAAGGTATTGAAGTCTTTATAATTGATTTACAGGATGTTGGAGCAAGGTACTACACCTATATATGGACAATGGCATTATGTATGGAAGCGTGCGAGAGGAAAATTTCTTTAATTGTTCTTGATAGAGTTAATCCAATCGGAGGACATATTGTAGAAGGACCTGTGCTAAAGTCAGAGTTTTCATCTTTTGTAGGACTTTATCCCCTACCTATACGTCATGGAATGACAATTGGTGAAATCGCTATGTATTTTAAAAGTAGATTTTATCCAGAAGTAGATCTTACTGTAATTCCTCTTCGTGGTTGGAGAAGAAATCAATGGTTTGACAGTACAGGACTTCCTTGGGTAATGCCTTCTCCAAACATGCCAACTCTTGAAACTGCCACAGTCTATCCAGGAATGTGCCTTCTTGAAGGAACTATTTTGAGCGAAGGAAGAGGTACTACAAGACCTTTTGAAATATTTGGTGCTCCCTTTATAGAACCAGAAAGGCTTGTTAGAAGGCTTAACGACTTTAAACTAAAGGGAGTATTTTTTAGACCTCTTTACTTTAGTCCCACCTTTAATAAGTTTGCTGGTAAACTATGTGGAGGAGCTCAAATTCACGTAATTGATAGAGAAAAATTCAAACCATTCAAGACAGCCATTGCAATTCTTCTTGCAATAAAAGAACTCTATCCTGAGATTAATCTATGGCGTCAACCTCCATATGAGTATGAGTTTGAAAAACTTCCTTTTGACATTCTTGCTGGTTCAGATCGTGTGAGAAAAGATATCGAAGAGGGAAAATCTCTCAAAGATATGGAGAGCTGGTGGAATGAGGAAGTTCAGATGTTTGAACAAATAAGAAAACAATATCTTCTCTATGATTAA
- a CDS encoding sugar phosphate nucleotidyltransferase, whose translation MIKGFILAAGYSTRLRPITEHIPKPLMPIAGEVLLDYIVKNLSVFTKEIGINLHYKADEMQDYIKKQNLPLKTFYEKEILLTGGALWNAKEFLKDSVFVVHNGDIYSDADIKEALNWHIENENAITLLVHDCKAHNKLIIDESGNLVGIGSSENSLAFSGIAIYSPQILDFLPDGPSSIIDLWFKAAEKRLKVKIFRIKYNFWFDIGSVEGYVNAVFDKLRRNFTSIYIHSSASGCELIEPEGKVVVERDVKIKKPFRAKNIIVLPETELAPESRYLADLIIGRGFKISIGKINDTESLISGGSDRRYFRKDNKVFCEWVKLSEDFEKTILLNRFFSEKKLPLPKIIEIDRDRKTIVFEDLGDLTLYSWLQCKRKDEDIESIYKKIVETIGRLHWKISKEAIDLNLPEFDYSYFLWESNYFLKECVKEFFKIYEDLDEDFERIAEILSKAEKVILHRDLQSQNIILKNGKIYFVDYQSARWGPAAYDIASLLWDPYVKIKDEIRKRVVDFYIKIHGLDEEKFLKELYLCRIQRHMQALGAYGFLSLKKRKKSFLKFIPYAIDLLLNDFEDCHIHLPKIKAITLKLRQKCKFLL comes from the coding sequence ATGATTAAAGGATTTATTCTTGCTGCTGGATATTCAACGAGACTGAGACCTATTACAGAACATATCCCCAAACCCTTGATGCCTATTGCTGGTGAAGTATTACTTGACTATATTGTTAAGAATTTAAGCGTTTTCACTAAAGAGATTGGTATAAATCTTCATTATAAAGCAGATGAGATGCAGGATTATATAAAAAAGCAAAATCTTCCCCTGAAAACATTTTATGAAAAAGAGATTCTTCTTACTGGTGGTGCACTATGGAACGCAAAAGAATTTCTTAAAGACTCTGTTTTTGTTGTCCATAATGGAGATATATACTCTGATGCAGATATTAAAGAAGCATTAAACTGGCATATAGAAAATGAAAATGCAATAACTCTCTTAGTTCATGACTGTAAAGCTCACAATAAATTGATTATTGATGAAAGTGGAAATCTGGTAGGTATTGGGAGTTCAGAAAATAGTCTTGCATTCTCGGGAATTGCTATTTATAGCCCTCAAATTCTTGATTTTTTACCTGATGGTCCTTCATCAATCATTGATCTATGGTTTAAAGCTGCGGAAAAAAGATTAAAAGTAAAGATCTTTAGAATAAAATATAACTTTTGGTTTGACATAGGCAGTGTAGAAGGATATGTAAATGCGGTCTTTGATAAACTAAGAAGAAATTTTACTTCTATATATATCCATTCTTCAGCATCTGGATGTGAACTTATTGAACCTGAAGGCAAAGTTGTGGTGGAAAGAGATGTAAAGATAAAAAAGCCATTCAGAGCGAAAAATATCATAGTATTACCTGAGACTGAACTGGCGCCTGAAAGTAGATATCTTGCAGACTTAATAATTGGCAGAGGTTTCAAAATATCCATCGGGAAAATAAATGATACTGAATCATTAATATCCGGTGGTTCAGATAGAAGATACTTTAGAAAAGACAATAAAGTTTTTTGTGAATGGGTAAAACTATCAGAAGATTTTGAAAAAACAATCCTATTAAACAGATTTTTTAGTGAGAAAAAATTACCTTTGCCTAAGATTATTGAAATAGACAGAGATAGAAAAACAATTGTTTTTGAAGATCTTGGAGATTTAACTCTCTATAGCTGGCTTCAGTGTAAGAGAAAAGATGAAGATATTGAGTCGATTTATAAAAAAATAGTTGAAACTATTGGGAGACTTCACTGGAAAATCTCTAAAGAGGCGATAGATTTAAATCTACCAGAATTTGATTACTCCTATTTTTTATGGGAAAGTAACTATTTTTTGAAAGAGTGTGTAAAGGAATTTTTCAAAATCTACGAAGACTTAGACGAAGACTTTGAGAGAATTGCTGAAATTTTATCAAAAGCAGAGAAGGTTATATTGCACAGAGATTTACAAAGCCAAAATATTATTTTAAAAAATGGAAAAATATATTTTGTTGATTATCAAAGTGCAAGATGGGGACCAGCAGCTTATGATATTGCCTCTTTACTTTGGGATCCCTATGTAAAGATTAAAGATGAAATAAGAAAGAGAGTTGTTGATTTTTATATTAAAATACACGGGCTTGATGAGGAGAAATTCCTTAAAGAGCTTTACCTATGCAGAATTCAAAGACATATGCAGGCTCTTGGCGCATATGGTTTTTTATCTTTGAAAAAAAGAAAGAAAAGCTTTTTGAAATTTATTCCCTACGCAATAGATTTACTGTTAAATGATTTTGAAGACTGCCACATTCATCTGCCCAAGATAAAAGCTATCACACTCAAACTTAGACAAAAGTGCAAGTTCTTATTATGA
- a CDS encoding PD40 domain-containing protein, with protein sequence MKFLKIFFFLVCFHFLSLSFAWAEKIYLDITQPGIKKLSLAVEGFDRFPTLFDTLKEDLEFTEYFKVYGPFPYRAEQFDPNLWKSSNVEIVVRAETYEKILIKIFSVASTSPIFVKEYSLKDDQHTGKLIASDIYKLLTGKESPFFNRFVFVRKISKSMGLFLSNWNGKNVIDTGLRREIISRVVLRGNKIFYSCLDGKFWKIEVFDMANRINKELIKSRSLLMLGDVLNDRELLYSESDGEISEIKIFDISGKTRTISSSRWIDTSPRLKGYKVFFVSNRSGQPQIYEMSHSGLNIKRVTYRGRYNTEPSISPDGSKLAFSSLNGNFQIHIMDKSTESQNQITKEGNNEQPSFCPDGHFLTIMSDRRGKKEIYLISADGVVQKSLTYGYLPYCTR encoded by the coding sequence ATGAAATTCTTAAAAATCTTTTTTTTCTTAGTCTGCTTTCATTTTCTATCTTTAAGCTTTGCATGGGCAGAAAAAATTTATCTTGATATAACTCAACCGGGAATTAAAAAACTTTCTTTGGCTGTTGAAGGATTTGATAGATTTCCAACTCTTTTTGATACTTTAAAAGAAGATCTTGAATTTACAGAGTATTTTAAAGTTTACGGACCTTTCCCTTATAGAGCAGAGCAGTTTGATCCTAATTTATGGAAATCCTCTAATGTAGAGATTGTTGTAAGGGCTGAAACTTATGAGAAGATTTTAATTAAGATTTTTTCAGTTGCTTCCACATCACCGATATTTGTAAAAGAGTATTCTTTAAAAGATGATCAGCACACAGGAAAACTTATTGCATCAGACATATACAAACTCCTGACAGGTAAAGAATCACCTTTTTTTAATAGATTTGTTTTTGTGAGAAAAATCTCCAAATCAATGGGACTTTTTTTAAGCAACTGGAACGGAAAAAATGTTATAGATACAGGACTGAGAAGAGAGATCATATCAAGAGTTGTCCTCAGAGGGAATAAAATTTTTTATTCCTGTCTTGATGGAAAATTCTGGAAAATAGAAGTGTTTGATATGGCAAACAGGATAAATAAGGAACTTATAAAGAGCAGATCACTCCTTATGCTTGGCGACGTATTGAATGATAGAGAGTTGCTCTACTCAGAAAGCGATGGTGAGATATCGGAAATAAAGATTTTCGATATATCTGGGAAAACAAGAACCATATCCTCATCAAGATGGATTGATACTTCTCCAAGATTGAAAGGCTATAAAGTATTTTTTGTTTCAAATAGAAGTGGTCAGCCTCAGATTTATGAAATGTCTCATTCAGGATTAAATATAAAAAGAGTAACATATCGGGGAAGATACAACACAGAACCATCTATAAGTCCTGATGGCAGCAAATTAGCTTTTTCTTCTCTAAATGGTAATTTTCAGATTCATATTATGGATAAATCCACAGAAAGCCAAAATCAGATAACAAAAGAAGGTAACAATGAGCAGCCTTCTTTCTGCCCAGATGGTCATTTTTTAACGATAATGTCAGACAGAAGAGGGAAAAAGGAAATATATCTAATAAGTGCTGATGGTGTTGTTCAGAAGTCTTTAACTTATGGATATCTTCCCTATTGTACCAGATGA
- a CDS encoding cell envelope integrity protein TolA: MTGKIYPSLFLSLFFHGLFILALIFGVRNSVKDFKNLTYVTLIHQAGNSSQPASLNEENKTQTSSTKQSVQESKEISKKPVEKTQKTSREDEQLLQERIAALRAKKKILERAQAGSVELKSGQTSKGAEVSSSYLALISGIIRQNWSVPDTVSKNLEAVVSVRILSNGHVIVEGFEKKSGNIVFDSSVLVAIRNSSPLPPPRSEVVVGLRFKP, encoded by the coding sequence ATGACAGGAAAAATTTATCCTTCTTTGTTTTTGTCTCTCTTTTTTCATGGTTTGTTTATTCTGGCATTAATCTTCGGAGTAAGAAATTCTGTTAAAGATTTTAAGAATCTGACATATGTAACACTAATTCACCAGGCAGGTAATTCATCGCAACCAGCCTCATTGAATGAGGAAAATAAAACACAAACCTCATCGACAAAGCAATCAGTTCAGGAGTCAAAAGAAATTTCAAAAAAACCTGTTGAAAAAACTCAGAAAACTTCAAGGGAAGATGAACAACTTCTTCAGGAAAGAATTGCTGCTCTTAGAGCTAAGAAGAAAATTCTTGAAAGAGCACAGGCTGGTTCAGTAGAACTTAAAAGTGGACAAACTTCTAAAGGTGCTGAAGTCTCATCAAGTTATTTAGCTCTGATTTCAGGCATCATAAGACAGAACTGGAGCGTTCCTGATACAGTTTCTAAAAATCTTGAAGCAGTTGTATCAGTGCGAATCCTGTCAAATGGGCATGTGATTGTCGAAGGATTTGAAAAAAAATCAGGTAATATTGTCTTTGATTCATCTGTATTGGTAGCTATCAGAAACTCTTCTCCTCTTCCACCTCCAAGAAGTGAGGTAGTGGTTGGATTGAGGTTTAAACCATGA
- the tolQ gene encoding protein TolQ: MELTVIDLIKQTGIVAKAVLLILLFFSIFSWAIIFYKWKIFKNIKRENQKFFEAFLTSNGAKELFSIAKRFELSPLASLYRGVFSEAYGKNPNNIEAIVRKYSSDEANKVESYLGFLATTGSTTPFIGLFGTVWGIMDAFRSIGIKGSASIATVAPGIAEALITTAAGLFAAIPAVIAYNYFTSQANKIINEVQDFSETLLKYPWQD; the protein is encoded by the coding sequence ATGGAACTTACAGTTATTGACCTTATAAAACAGACAGGAATTGTTGCGAAGGCTGTTTTACTTATACTACTTTTCTTTTCCATATTTTCATGGGCTATCATATTTTACAAATGGAAGATATTTAAAAACATTAAAAGAGAGAATCAAAAATTCTTTGAGGCTTTTTTAACCTCCAATGGAGCAAAAGAGCTTTTTTCTATAGCCAAAAGATTTGAGTTAAGCCCCCTTGCTTCTCTTTACAGAGGAGTTTTTTCTGAAGCTTATGGTAAAAATCCCAACAATATTGAAGCTATAGTAAGAAAATACTCTTCTGATGAAGCAAATAAGGTAGAAAGTTATCTCGGTTTTCTTGCAACAACAGGTTCAACTACACCATTTATAGGGCTTTTTGGAACGGTATGGGGAATTATGGATGCTTTCAGAAGTATTGGGATAAAGGGCTCAGCTTCAATTGCAACAGTTGCACCGGGTATTGCAGAGGCATTAATTACAACTGCTGCCGGTCTTTTTGCAGCTATTCCAGCAGTAATTGCCTACAATTACTTTACATCGCAAGCTAATAAAATAATTAATGAAGTTCAGGACTTTTCTGAAACTCTTTTAAAATACCCATGGCAGGATTAG
- a CDS encoding bifunctional DNA primase/polymerase, protein MLANILTLPKCKMQSVAHCYLRGGYSIVPLKPDSKEPAVKWKDYTESRMIEGLVPKFFTDTSNIAIVTGRISNLIVIDVDDVEKFSKIYDFERLMEEAKTVVKSPNGWHFWFSYNPEFRSKQFQKFGFDIKSDGCLITVSPSKVDGKVYSFIKSEGLNEMPQELKEKILKLQNPKPVSKDELMLQEVLSRVRVDKQLPDGVYRCYCPAHDDHEPSLDVGLKDGRLFIRCWAGCTKEEVLQAIGLEKGAERDSTSQKLLKIAEGYEYWRNKNQEEFVTVTVGGEIRNLRVNSTEFKKLLLFEFCQRYGKAAHTQALYEVITALAGKALVEGKEYQTFVRVGKIDDLIELDLCNGKVVQITKEKIKIVTTPFLKFERTTSSLPLPDPDLNVEKEEWELLAQIINTSRNDLILMLAWLLGCFNIDGEFPIMNITGEREGIGKTTATAFLKSIVDPSVVNIKPLPKTEDDFVVVCLHNHIVAFDNLSHITDTMSDALCRISTGSALAKRKLFTDTEAVQYFVKKPVILNGIDLFAERRDLRRRCIHVELERIDNPKPIEWLRKQFQAIHPKILGWLVRAVQLALREKIDESLNLTDLASFVSFVCKTEKLFPVSGQEFIDLFKTNRLRVSVSTISENPLVTFLNELLRDKEKWSGSVSELYDLFYQKYAPTSFKNQIPKDVKSFSKKIRRLLTDLENIGVEISFSRDQKVRTIHIKKSRDFNVTDVILSFSQENQALTGDKKGDNKNFDVILMSPDDKKPDSGDNKNLFLSSRNPLKNKENDDNDDNDVNFPTFFKKDIEKEMNKWSEIDWSEIDLDDIEVLEEEEKK, encoded by the coding sequence ATGCTTGCTAACATTTTAACACTTCCAAAATGTAAAATGCAAAGTGTAGCTCATTGTTATCTGAGAGGTGGCTACTCCATAGTTCCTCTAAAACCAGATTCAAAGGAACCTGCCGTAAAGTGGAAAGATTACACGGAAAGTCGCATGATTGAGGGGTTAGTCCCCAAATTTTTCACAGATACCTCCAACATCGCTATAGTAACAGGTAGGATAAGCAACCTCATCGTCATTGATGTAGATGATGTTGAAAAGTTCTCAAAAATTTATGACTTTGAAAGATTGATGGAAGAGGCAAAAACAGTGGTTAAGTCGCCGAATGGCTGGCACTTCTGGTTCTCATATAATCCAGAATTTAGGTCAAAACAATTCCAAAAATTTGGTTTTGACATAAAGAGTGATGGATGCCTAATCACCGTTTCACCGTCAAAAGTTGATGGTAAAGTTTACAGCTTTATTAAATCCGAAGGGCTTAATGAAATGCCACAAGAACTGAAAGAAAAAATCTTGAAACTTCAAAACCCAAAACCTGTTAGTAAAGATGAGTTGATGCTTCAAGAAGTTCTGAGCAGGGTTAGGGTTGACAAACAACTTCCTGATGGTGTCTATCGTTGTTATTGTCCAGCGCACGACGACCACGAACCAAGCCTTGATGTGGGGTTGAAAGACGGCAGGCTTTTCATTCGTTGTTGGGCGGGATGCACAAAGGAAGAGGTATTACAAGCAATTGGTTTGGAAAAGGGAGCAGAGAGGGATAGCACATCCCAGAAACTACTCAAGATTGCTGAAGGTTACGAATATTGGCGAAACAAAAACCAAGAGGAGTTTGTAACAGTTACTGTTGGCGGTGAAATTAGGAATTTAAGAGTTAATTCAACCGAATTTAAAAAATTGTTGCTATTTGAATTCTGTCAGCGTTATGGCAAAGCCGCTCATACACAGGCACTCTATGAAGTGATTACTGCACTTGCAGGCAAGGCACTTGTAGAGGGGAAAGAGTATCAGACATTTGTTAGAGTAGGCAAAATAGATGATTTAATAGAGCTTGACCTCTGCAATGGCAAAGTTGTTCAGATAACAAAAGAGAAAATTAAAATTGTTACTACGCCTTTTTTGAAATTTGAAAGAACGACAAGTTCATTACCTCTTCCTGACCCTGATTTGAATGTTGAAAAAGAAGAATGGGAACTTTTAGCACAGATTATTAATACGAGTAGAAACGACTTAATCCTCATGCTTGCATGGCTTCTGGGCTGCTTCAACATTGACGGGGAATTTCCAATAATGAATATCACTGGCGAGCGTGAAGGAATTGGTAAGACCACTGCTACTGCTTTTCTAAAGTCCATAGTTGACCCATCAGTGGTGAACATCAAGCCGCTACCGAAGACTGAGGACGATTTCGTTGTGGTTTGTCTACACAACCACATTGTTGCATTCGATAACCTCAGCCACATAACAGATACCATGAGTGATGCTTTATGTAGGATATCCACAGGCTCAGCATTAGCAAAAAGGAAGTTATTTACTGATACAGAAGCGGTCCAGTATTTTGTTAAAAAGCCTGTAATCTTGAATGGAATAGATTTGTTTGCAGAAAGGAGAGACTTAAGAAGGCGTTGCATACATGTTGAGCTTGAGAGGATAGACAATCCCAAACCTATTGAATGGTTGAGAAAACAATTTCAAGCCATACATCCAAAGATATTGGGCTGGCTTGTGAGGGCTGTGCAACTGGCTTTAAGAGAAAAGATAGATGAATCGTTGAATCTTACTGATTTGGCCTCATTCGTTAGCTTCGTATGTAAAACGGAAAAGCTTTTCCCAGTTAGTGGACAGGAATTCATTGACCTGTTTAAGACTAATAGACTAAGGGTGAGTGTATCCACAATCTCAGAGAACCCACTTGTTACCTTTCTTAATGAACTGTTAAGGGATAAAGAAAAATGGTCTGGGTCAGTGTCAGAGCTGTATGACCTGTTTTACCAGAAGTATGCTCCCACTTCCTTTAAAAACCAAATTCCAAAGGATGTAAAGAGCTTTAGCAAGAAGATAAGGAGGCTCCTTACTGACCTTGAGAATATAGGAGTTGAGATTTCATTTTCCAGAGACCAAAAGGTTAGAACTATACACATTAAAAAGAGTAGGGATTTTAATGTCACAGATGTCATCTTGTCATTTTCCCAAGAAAATCAAGCACTTACGGGTGACAAGAAAGGTGACAACAAAAATTTTGATGTCATCTTAATGTCACCCGATGACAAGAAACCTGATAGTGGTGACAACAAAAATCTTTTCTTGTCATCCCGTAACCCATTGAAAAATAAGGAAAATGACGATAATGACGATAATGACGTTAATTTTCCAACTTTTTTTAAAAAGGATATTGAAAAAGAAATGAATAAATGGAGCGAGATAGACTGGAGCGAGATAGACCTTGACGACATAGAAGTTTTAGAGGAGGAAGAGAAAAAATGA
- a CDS encoding helix-turn-helix domain-containing protein, whose amino-acid sequence MPNIQFTEQELEELANKLADKLFLKLKERLNQEGELLTLEQACDYLKCNKGWLYKKVQQKEIPFIKIGKYLRFRKKELDKWMK is encoded by the coding sequence ATGCCTAACATCCAGTTTACAGAACAGGAACTGGAGGAACTGGCAAACAAGCTTGCAGACAAACTCTTCTTAAAACTAAAGGAACGCCTTAATCAGGAAGGGGAACTCTTAACCTTAGAACAGGCATGTGATTATCTCAAGTGTAATAAGGGCTGGTTATACAAGAAGGTTCAACAGAAAGAGATACCATTCATCAAAATAGGCAAATATCTGAGGTTTAGAAAAAAGGAGCTTGACAAGTGGATGAAGTAG